A genome region from Cognatishimia activa includes the following:
- a CDS encoding vitamin B12-dependent ribonucleotide reductase: protein MQIQRRFTTAGQDAYADLEFLTTTSEIRNPDGSIVFKLDDVEVPTSWSQVASDVIAQKYFRKAGVPSKLKKVKEKDVPEFLWRSVPAEGAEMGGETSSKQVFDRLAGAWAYWGWKGGYFTTEEDARAYFDEMRHMLATQRAAPNSPQWFNTGLHWAYGIDGPAQGHHYVDYKTGKLTKSKSSYEHPQPHACFIQSVSDDLVNDGGIMDLWVREARLFKYGSGTGTNFSGLRGEGEALSGGGKSSGLMGFLKIGDRAAGAIKSGGTTRRAAKMVICDADHPDVEEFINWKVKEEQKVASIVAGSKMHEAKLNDIFAAIRGWDGSTEDAVDPKKNDQLKSAIRGAKKVAIPETYVKRVLDYAKQGYESIEFPTYNTDWDSEAYASVSGQNSNNSIRVTDSFLKAVREDKDWELIRRTDGTVAKTIKARDLWEQVGHAAWACADPGIQFHDTVNAWHTCPEDGEIRGSNPCSEYMFLDDTACNLASMNLLTFLKDGKFQSDDYVHATRLWTVTLEISVMMAQFPSKEIAQRSYDFRTLGLGYANIGGLLMNMGYGYDSEEGRALGAALTAVMTGVSYATSAEMAKELGPFPGHAKNADHMLRVIRNHRNAAYGATDGYEALEVKPVALDLANIPDDTLGQLAMDSWDQALALGEKHGYRNAQVSVIAPTGTIGLVMDCDTTGIEPDFALVKFKKLAGGGYFKIINRSVPNALAKLGYKSSEIEEIIAYAVGHGSLGNAPAINPTTLAGHGFGAEELAKIEGSLATAFDIRFVFNHFTLGEEFVTKTLGVPAEKLMDPEFNLLRHLGFSKAEIDAVNDHVCGTMTLEGAPFLKEEHLHIFDCANPCGKKGKRYLSVDSHITMMAAAQSFISGAISKTINMPNDATIEDCQKAYELSWSLGVKANALYRDGSKLSQPLAAALIEDDEEAEEILESGTPQQKAAVIAEKIVEKVVIKEVMAKSREKMPERRKGYTQKAVVGGHKVYLRTGEYSDGSLGEIFIDMHKEGAGFRAMMNNFAIAVSVGLQYGVPLEEFVDAFTFTKFEPAGMVQGNDSIKNATSILDYIFRELAVSYLDRTDLAHVKPQGPAFDDLGRGEEEGVSNIKEMSGEAANRSLEVLKQISSTGYLRKRMPQELLVLNGGTEALDASAALETLVPEVGEATTTVAAATPTMSARDKAKMQGYEGDPCGDCGNYTLVRNGTCMKCNTCGATSGCS, encoded by the coding sequence ATGCAAATTCAAAGACGGTTCACCACAGCAGGACAAGACGCATATGCGGATCTGGAGTTTTTAACCACCACATCCGAGATCCGAAATCCGGACGGATCCATCGTCTTCAAACTGGATGATGTCGAAGTGCCAACCAGCTGGAGCCAAGTGGCCTCCGACGTGATTGCGCAGAAATACTTCCGCAAAGCGGGTGTGCCGTCGAAGCTTAAAAAGGTCAAAGAAAAGGACGTTCCAGAATTTCTGTGGCGCTCTGTTCCGGCAGAGGGTGCCGAAATGGGCGGCGAGACGTCCTCTAAGCAGGTATTCGACCGTCTGGCAGGCGCCTGGGCCTATTGGGGTTGGAAGGGTGGCTATTTCACCACCGAAGAAGACGCACGCGCCTATTTTGATGAGATGCGCCACATGCTGGCGACACAGCGCGCTGCGCCGAACTCTCCGCAGTGGTTTAACACCGGTCTGCATTGGGCCTATGGCATCGACGGTCCTGCACAGGGTCACCACTATGTGGACTACAAGACGGGCAAGCTGACCAAGTCCAAGTCCTCCTACGAGCATCCACAGCCGCATGCGTGTTTTATCCAGTCTGTGTCTGACGATCTGGTAAATGACGGCGGCATCATGGACCTCTGGGTCCGCGAAGCGCGTCTGTTCAAATATGGCTCCGGCACCGGCACCAACTTCTCTGGCCTGCGTGGCGAGGGTGAGGCACTGTCCGGGGGTGGTAAGTCCTCGGGCCTGATGGGCTTCCTGAAGATCGGTGACCGTGCAGCGGGCGCGATCAAATCGGGTGGTACGACCCGTCGCGCGGCCAAGATGGTGATCTGTGATGCGGACCACCCGGATGTTGAGGAATTCATCAACTGGAAAGTCAAAGAGGAACAGAAAGTCGCGTCCATCGTGGCCGGTTCCAAAATGCACGAAGCCAAGCTGAATGACATTTTCGCCGCGATCCGTGGCTGGGACGGCAGCACCGAGGATGCGGTTGATCCAAAGAAAAACGATCAACTGAAATCCGCGATCCGTGGCGCGAAAAAAGTTGCGATCCCAGAGACTTATGTCAAGCGCGTGCTGGATTATGCCAAGCAGGGCTATGAGAGCATTGAGTTCCCGACCTATAACACCGACTGGGACTCTGAGGCCTATGCATCTGTCTCGGGCCAGAACTCCAACAACTCGATCCGCGTCACCGACAGCTTCCTGAAAGCTGTGCGCGAAGACAAAGACTGGGAACTGATCCGCCGCACCGACGGCACGGTCGCGAAAACGATCAAAGCACGCGATCTTTGGGAGCAAGTCGGCCACGCCGCATGGGCCTGTGCTGACCCGGGCATCCAGTTCCACGACACGGTAAACGCGTGGCACACCTGCCCAGAAGACGGAGAGATCCGAGGCTCAAACCCTTGTTCTGAATATATGTTCCTGGATGACACGGCCTGTAACCTGGCGTCCATGAACCTGCTGACCTTCCTTAAGGACGGCAAATTCCAGTCTGATGACTATGTGCATGCGACCCGCCTTTGGACCGTGACGCTGGAAATCTCAGTGATGATGGCGCAGTTCCCATCCAAAGAGATCGCGCAACGGTCTTATGACTTCCGCACCTTGGGTCTGGGCTATGCAAACATCGGCGGCCTCTTGATGAACATGGGCTATGGCTATGACAGCGAGGAAGGCCGGGCCCTTGGCGCTGCGCTGACCGCGGTGATGACCGGCGTGTCCTATGCGACCTCGGCGGAAATGGCGAAAGAACTGGGGCCATTCCCGGGCCACGCCAAAAACGCAGACCACATGCTGCGCGTTATCCGCAACCACCGCAATGCGGCCTATGGCGCGACCGACGGGTATGAGGCGCTGGAAGTGAAACCGGTTGCTCTGGATCTGGCGAACATCCCTGATGACACGCTGGGCCAACTGGCGATGGACAGCTGGGATCAGGCGCTGGCGCTGGGTGAGAAACACGGCTACCGCAACGCGCAGGTCTCTGTGATCGCGCCCACCGGCACCATTGGTCTGGTGATGGATTGCGACACCACCGGCATCGAACCTGACTTCGCGCTGGTGAAGTTCAAGAAACTTGCCGGCGGTGGCTATTTCAAGATCATCAACCGCTCTGTGCCGAACGCGCTGGCGAAGCTGGGCTATAAGTCCTCCGAGATCGAAGAGATCATCGCCTATGCGGTCGGTCACGGATCCCTTGGCAATGCGCCAGCGATCAACCCAACCACTCTGGCGGGCCATGGGTTTGGCGCAGAGGAGCTGGCGAAAATCGAAGGCTCGCTCGCGACCGCCTTTGATATTCGCTTTGTTTTCAACCACTTCACCCTTGGTGAGGAGTTCGTCACCAAGACGCTCGGGGTGCCTGCTGAAAAGCTGATGGACCCAGAATTCAACCTGCTGCGCCACCTTGGTTTCAGCAAAGCCGAGATCGACGCGGTCAACGACCACGTGTGCGGCACCATGACTTTGGAAGGCGCGCCGTTCCTCAAGGAAGAGCATCTGCACATCTTTGACTGCGCGAACCCATGCGGCAAGAAGGGCAAACGCTATTTGTCTGTGGACAGCCACATCACCATGATGGCGGCGGCGCAAAGCTTCATTTCCGGCGCGATCTCTAAGACGATCAACATGCCGAATGACGCCACCATCGAGGATTGCCAGAAGGCTTATGAGCTGTCTTGGTCCTTGGGTGTCAAAGCCAACGCGCTTTATCGTGACGGCTCTAAACTCTCGCAACCTCTGGCAGCCGCGCTGATTGAGGATGACGAAGAGGCCGAAGAGATCCTCGAATCCGGCACGCCACAGCAAAAAGCCGCAGTGATCGCTGAGAAGATCGTTGAAAAGGTCGTCATCAAAGAAGTCATGGCCAAGAGCCGCGAGAAGATGCCAGAACGCCGTAAGGGCTATACCCAAAAGGCGGTTGTTGGTGGACACAAGGTCTATCTGCGGACCGGCGAATACTCCGACGGCTCTTTGGGCGAGATCTTTATCGACATGCACAAAGAGGGCGCGGGCTTCCGAGCGATGATGAACAACTTCGCCATCGCGGTCTCTGTCGGCCTGCAATACGGTGTGCCTCTGGAAGAGTTCGTCGATGCCTTCACCTTCACCAAGTTTGAGCCGGCTGGCATGGTGCAGGGCAATGACTCCATCAAGAACGCGACCTCCATTCTGGACTATATCTTCCGCGAATTGGCCGTATCTTATCTGGACCGTACCGATCTGGCGCATGTGAAACCGCAAGGCCCAGCCTTTGACGATCTGGGTCGCGGCGAAGAGGAAGGTGTCAGCAATATCAAAGAGATGAGCGGCGAAGCTGCGAACCGCTCTTTGGAAGTGCTGAAGCAGATTTCCTCAACCGGTTACCTACGCAAGCGTATGCCACAAGAGCTTTTGGTTCTGAATGGCGGTACGGAAGCGCTGGATGCCAGCGCCGCGCTGGAAACCCTCGTGCCAGAGGTTGGCGAAGCAACCACCACCGTTGCAGCGGCCACCCCAACGATGAGCGCGCGGGACAAGGCCAAGATGCAAGGCTATGAGGGCGATCCCTGTGGCGACTGCGGCAACTACACGCTCGTGCGCAACGGCACCTGCATGAAATGCAATACCTGCGGCGCGACCTCAGGCTGTAGCTAA
- a CDS encoding LysE family translocator, which translates to MEFTHIIAFNATLLAAILSPGPAMLMSIRASLSGGFRQGFTVGLGLAVMAATWTALALLGLDGIFTLFPWAYLTLKIAGALYLIWIAVQTWRNARKPLNPEGVAARQGKSFLSGLSVNLANPKSVLFASAVLLVIFPQDITLADKAFVVLNHLIVEIICYAGFALLLSTPAARDSYLRAKTVMDRVAAGVMGALGVRLLLDR; encoded by the coding sequence ATGGAATTCACCCATATCATCGCCTTTAACGCCACGCTTTTGGCCGCCATCCTCAGCCCCGGCCCTGCCATGCTCATGTCGATCCGGGCGAGCCTCTCTGGCGGGTTTCGTCAGGGATTCACTGTCGGGCTTGGCCTAGCCGTCATGGCGGCCACATGGACAGCACTGGCGCTTTTGGGTCTCGATGGGATCTTCACCCTCTTTCCATGGGCCTACCTGACCCTAAAAATCGCAGGTGCGCTCTATTTGATCTGGATCGCGGTGCAAACCTGGCGCAATGCCCGCAAGCCCTTGAACCCAGAGGGCGTGGCGGCCAGGCAAGGTAAATCCTTCCTATCTGGGCTGTCAGTGAACCTCGCAAATCCCAAATCCGTGCTTTTTGCCTCAGCGGTCCTGCTGGTGATCTTTCCCCAAGACATCACGCTGGCTGACAAAGCCTTCGTGGTCCTAAACCACCTGATCGTCGAGATCATTTGCTATGCAGGCTTCGCCCTCCTCCTCTCAACCCCCGCCGCACGCGACAGCTACTTGCGCGCCAAGACGGTCATGGACCGGGTTGCAGCCGGTGTGATGGGCGCTTTGGGCGTCAGGCTCTTGCTGGACAGATAG
- a CDS encoding cold-shock protein: MQDSAARRVTGQVKWFDPVKGFGFVVADEGGPDILLHANVLRNFGQSSIAESATVELVLQETARGVQATEIVSITPPAAAPANTLADFEELSDEDIEKHPLTPARVKWFDKSKGFGFANIFGNSDDVFVHVEVLRRSGLSELQPGEALAIRVMDGQRGKMAMQICAWEAVLK; the protein is encoded by the coding sequence ATGCAAGATTCTGCCGCCCGTCGCGTTACGGGGCAGGTAAAATGGTTCGATCCGGTAAAAGGATTCGGATTCGTCGTCGCGGATGAGGGCGGGCCGGATATTCTCTTGCACGCAAACGTTCTCCGAAATTTCGGGCAAAGTTCGATTGCTGAATCCGCCACTGTAGAGTTGGTTTTGCAAGAAACCGCGCGCGGTGTGCAGGCGACAGAGATCGTATCGATCACACCCCCAGCAGCTGCGCCTGCCAATACTTTGGCAGATTTCGAAGAGCTGTCTGATGAAGACATTGAAAAACACCCTTTGACACCCGCGCGAGTCAAATGGTTCGACAAAAGCAAGGGCTTTGGATTTGCCAATATCTTTGGCAATTCCGACGACGTCTTTGTGCATGTCGAAGTGCTGCGCCGCTCCGGTCTAAGCGAATTGCAACCGGGCGAAGCGCTTGCCATCCGTGTGATGGATGGTCAGCGCGGCAAAATGGCCATGCAGATCTGCGCATGGGAAGCGGTTCTGAAATAG
- a CDS encoding peptidylprolyl isomerase — MSQKSSISNKLVWVLMGLLILSLGGFGITNLGGTINNVGTVDGKPIAVTTYSRAVQQELTNLSQQTGQQITFQQAQLFGLNQQVLGRLVTQRALDAEAERLGLSIGDENVRDELLSIPAFQGLDGNFDREAYAFTLDSAGLNEGEFEQSLREGAATTLLQTAVTAGVQMPATYADTILSYLGETRDFTMAVLTEANLPEPVAAPDEAALQAYYDANTDQFLRPATRDITYAWLTPDMILDTVEVDETAVRALYDERSAEYNQPERRLVERLVMGSTEEAQAAIDAIAAGTESFEATVEARGLSLADVDLGDVTQESLGAAGDVVFGAASGQTVGPVDTDLGPAIYRINGILNARSTSFEDAQAELRAELAGDRARRVIDAQINDIDDLLAGGATIEELATETEMQVSTINWHAGLSDGIAGYEEFRAQATQVTESDFPAIENLADGGIFAIRLDGETEASPTPFVDAQADVEAAWRAQAVGDALQSLATDYVSQMAAGADIISLGVTVLQETDIARGDFIPDVPATLVETVFGMDLGGVATVAGGQSVAVVELDAINPADLAEGEADSLRGILTAQVNQTFAQEILNAYSTQIRLNADVQIDQNAVNAVHSQLQ; from the coding sequence ATGTCTCAGAAATCTTCGATCTCAAACAAGCTTGTCTGGGTTCTGATGGGGCTTTTGATCCTCAGCCTTGGCGGCTTTGGCATCACCAACCTCGGCGGCACGATCAACAACGTCGGTACCGTGGACGGCAAGCCGATCGCCGTGACCACCTATTCGCGCGCTGTCCAGCAGGAGCTCACCAACCTGTCCCAGCAAACCGGCCAGCAGATCACCTTTCAGCAGGCGCAGCTTTTTGGTCTGAACCAGCAGGTGCTGGGCCGCCTTGTGACGCAACGTGCTCTGGATGCAGAAGCAGAACGTTTGGGCCTGTCGATTGGCGACGAAAATGTGCGGGACGAATTGCTCAGCATCCCGGCCTTTCAGGGTCTGGACGGAAACTTTGACCGTGAAGCTTATGCCTTCACGCTCGACAGTGCCGGTCTTAACGAAGGTGAATTCGAACAGAGCCTGCGCGAAGGGGCAGCAACGACCCTTCTGCAAACCGCAGTGACGGCAGGCGTGCAGATGCCGGCAACCTATGCCGACACCATCCTCAGCTATCTCGGTGAAACCCGCGATTTCACCATGGCCGTTCTGACCGAAGCCAATCTGCCAGAGCCCGTTGCCGCACCGGATGAGGCCGCCCTGCAGGCCTATTACGACGCCAACACAGATCAATTCCTGCGTCCCGCCACCCGCGACATCACCTATGCCTGGCTGACGCCTGACATGATCCTCGACACGGTCGAAGTCGATGAAACCGCCGTGCGCGCGCTCTATGACGAACGGTCTGCTGAGTATAACCAGCCTGAACGCCGCTTGGTCGAGCGTCTGGTCATGGGATCCACCGAGGAAGCCCAAGCGGCCATCGACGCCATCGCGGCAGGCACCGAGAGCTTTGAGGCCACCGTTGAGGCCCGTGGGCTAAGCCTCGCGGATGTGGATCTGGGCGATGTCACCCAAGAAAGCCTTGGCGCTGCAGGCGATGTTGTTTTCGGCGCGGCGTCTGGTCAAACCGTTGGTCCTGTGGACACGGATCTTGGCCCAGCCATCTACCGCATCAACGGTATCCTGAACGCGCGATCTACCTCTTTTGAGGACGCACAAGCCGAGCTGCGCGCAGAGCTGGCAGGCGACCGCGCCCGCCGTGTGATCGACGCGCAAATCAACGACATCGACGACCTTCTCGCTGGTGGCGCGACTATCGAAGAACTGGCGACGGAAACCGAAATGCAGGTTTCCACGATCAACTGGCACGCAGGCCTTTCGGACGGTATCGCAGGTTACGAGGAATTCCGCGCACAGGCGACCCAAGTCACCGAAAGCGACTTTCCGGCGATTGAAAACCTTGCAGACGGCGGCATCTTTGCGATCCGTCTGGATGGTGAAACCGAGGCCTCTCCGACCCCATTTGTAGACGCGCAAGCCGATGTTGAAGCCGCATGGCGCGCGCAGGCCGTTGGCGATGCGCTGCAGTCCTTGGCAACCGATTATGTGTCTCAGATGGCCGCGGGTGCCGACATCATCTCTCTTGGCGTGACTGTGCTGCAGGAAACCGATATCGCCCGTGGCGATTTCATTCCAGACGTACCCGCAACGCTGGTTGAAACCGTCTTTGGCATGGACCTCGGCGGCGTTGCGACCGTCGCGGGTGGCCAGAGCGTCGCTGTAGTGGAACTCGACGCCATCAACCCTGCCGATCTGGCAGAGGGCGAGGCAGACAGCCTGCGCGGCATTCTGACGGCGCAAGTTAATCAGACGTTCGCGCAGGAAATCCTGAACGCCTACAGCACGCAAATCCGTCTGAATGCGGATGTTCAAATCGACCAAAACGCGGTGAACGCTGTTCACAGCCAATTGCAATAA
- the gpt gene encoding xanthine phosphoribosyltransferase encodes MNDRLPHEKGFHISWDQIHRDSRALAWRLDGKGPDDGAWRAIVAITRGGMAPAMIVARELDVRVVDTISVKSYHSGGGKADQRREAEVLKAPDADLMGDGEGILIIDDLVDSGKTLELVRETYPKAHFATVYAKPQGEPQVDTFITGVSQDTWIFFPWDMALQYVQPYRGAD; translated from the coding sequence ATGAACGATCGTCTGCCACACGAAAAAGGCTTTCACATCAGCTGGGACCAGATCCACCGCGATTCTCGCGCTTTGGCCTGGCGTTTGGATGGCAAAGGCCCGGATGACGGCGCCTGGCGCGCGATTGTGGCGATCACCCGTGGCGGCATGGCCCCTGCGATGATCGTGGCACGCGAACTCGACGTGCGCGTGGTCGATACGATCTCTGTGAAATCCTACCATTCGGGCGGCGGCAAAGCTGATCAGCGCCGCGAGGCTGAGGTGCTGAAAGCGCCTGATGCTGATCTCATGGGCGATGGCGAAGGCATTCTGATCATCGACGACCTGGTGGACTCCGGCAAAACACTGGAACTGGTGCGCGAAACTTACCCCAAGGCGCATTTCGCGACCGTTTACGCCAAACCACAGGGCGAGCCGCAGGTCGACACCTTCATCACAGGCGTCTCGCAAGACACATGGATCTTCTTCCCCTGGGATATGGCGCTGCAATACGTCCAGCCCTACCGCGGCGCGGATTGA
- a CDS encoding DUF192 domain-containing protein, with protein MPVRRISLFGGFVLSMGLFSAVSAATDCRVDTVQLRGDWGEVRFNVEVADDAIERQRGLMHRLEMPMSAGMLFVYHQTRVVSFWMKNTLIPLDMIFLDETGRVVKIHERAIPRDLSSISSDVPSRYVLEINGGLARAIGITVGSELRHPSVLQHLAVWPCRDSE; from the coding sequence ATGCCTGTTCGCCGGATCTCTCTTTTTGGCGGCTTTGTTCTCTCAATGGGGCTTTTTAGCGCGGTTTCGGCCGCAACCGATTGTCGTGTCGACACGGTCCAATTGCGCGGAGACTGGGGCGAGGTTCGCTTTAACGTCGAAGTGGCGGACGACGCGATCGAGCGCCAGCGGGGATTGATGCATCGCCTCGAGATGCCCATGAGTGCGGGCATGCTCTTTGTGTATCACCAGACGCGGGTTGTGTCTTTCTGGATGAAGAACACGCTGATCCCTCTTGATATGATCTTTCTGGACGAGACAGGCCGCGTGGTCAAAATCCACGAACGGGCGATTCCGCGCGATCTGAGCTCGATCTCAAGCGATGTGCCTTCGCGCTATGTTTTGGAAATCAATGGAGGCCTGGCGCGCGCAATCGGAATTACGGTTGGCTCAGAGCTGCGCCATCCTTCGGTTCTGCAGCATCTTGCGGTTTGGCCCTGTCGCGATAGCGAATGA
- the fabI gene encoding enoyl-ACP reductase FabI, translating to MSNNLMAGKRGLIMGLANDKSIAWGIAKALADAGAEMAFSYMGEAFKKRVAPLAEQLNVDTLIDCDVSDPASVDAAFSEIEAKWGKIDFLVHAIGFSDKNELRGRYVDTSRDNFLMTMDISCYSFTSVMQRAEKLMTDGGSALTLTYYGAEQVMPHYNVMGVAKAALEASVKYLAEDLGKDGIRVNAISAGPIKTLAASGIGDFRYILKWNELNSPLRRNVTIEDVGNSALYLLSDLGSGVTGENLHVDAGYHVVGMKAVDAPDIDAVTGRK from the coding sequence ATGTCAAATAATCTGATGGCAGGCAAGCGCGGTTTGATCATGGGCCTGGCCAATGACAAATCCATTGCCTGGGGTATTGCCAAAGCTCTGGCAGATGCAGGCGCCGAGATGGCGTTCTCTTATATGGGCGAAGCGTTCAAGAAACGCGTGGCGCCTTTGGCCGAGCAACTGAATGTCGACACGCTGATTGATTGTGATGTGTCCGACCCCGCTTCTGTGGATGCGGCTTTCTCCGAGATCGAAGCGAAATGGGGTAAGATTGACTTTCTGGTCCACGCCATCGGCTTTTCCGACAAGAACGAGTTGCGCGGGCGTTATGTCGACACAAGCCGCGACAACTTCCTGATGACCATGGATATCAGCTGCTACAGCTTTACCTCCGTGATGCAGCGCGCAGAGAAGCTGATGACGGATGGTGGCTCTGCCCTGACCCTGACTTACTACGGTGCAGAGCAGGTGATGCCGCATTATAACGTCATGGGTGTTGCGAAAGCAGCGCTTGAGGCCTCGGTGAAATATCTGGCCGAGGACCTGGGCAAAGACGGAATTCGCGTCAATGCGATCTCTGCGGGTCCGATCAAAACACTGGCCGCGTCTGGCATTGGCGACTTCCGCTATATTCTGAAATGGAACGAGCTGAACTCGCCGCTGCGTCGCAATGTGACGATTGAAGATGTGGGCAATTCCGCGCTCTATCTGCTGAGCGATCTGGGCTCTGGCGTCACCGGCGAGAACCTGCATGTGGATGCAGGCTATCACGTGGTTGGTATGAAGGCTGTCGACGCGCCAGACATCGACGCGGTGACTGGCCGTAAGTAA
- a CDS encoding aminotransferase — protein MSGLITRTKATFAPPVMEARRWLEGVTFSEERPLLNVSQAAPVDPPPLPLREFLAETAINVPDAHLYGPVLGLPELRHEVATQWSAAYQGTIRDTQAAITSGCNQAFAAAITAICSEADEVILPTPWYFNHKMWLDMLGINSVPLATDGALLPDPEHAKALITDKTRAIALVTPNNPGGVEYPPELVRAFFELAKAHGLKLIVDETYRDFDSRTGAPHELFQDPDWDQTLIQLYSFSKAYRLTGHRVGAMLSSEALLAEAEKFLDTVAICPNQLGQHAALWGMQNLGDWVAGERLEILDRRAAIEDYFPKIANAGWELMGVGAYFAYVKHPFDMRSDQLAQKMVKDIHVLALPGTMFMPDSDPSGGQQMRIAFANVARPDIKVLFDRMSTLSAG, from the coding sequence ATGAGCGGGCTCATTACACGCACCAAAGCCACCTTCGCCCCGCCCGTTATGGAGGCGCGCCGCTGGCTGGAAGGCGTTACCTTTAGCGAAGAGCGCCCGCTCCTCAACGTCAGCCAAGCGGCCCCGGTCGATCCGCCGCCATTGCCGCTTCGAGAGTTCCTCGCGGAAACAGCAATAAACGTGCCAGACGCACATCTCTATGGCCCTGTTCTGGGCCTGCCTGAGCTGCGCCACGAAGTCGCCACGCAATGGAGCGCTGCTTACCAAGGAACGATCCGCGACACGCAAGCCGCCATCACCTCCGGCTGCAACCAGGCCTTTGCCGCCGCGATCACGGCGATCTGCTCTGAAGCAGATGAGGTGATCCTGCCAACCCCATGGTATTTCAACCATAAAATGTGGTTGGATATGTTGGGCATCAATAGCGTTCCCCTCGCGACCGACGGCGCGCTTTTACCAGACCCAGAGCACGCGAAAGCGCTGATCACGGACAAAACCCGCGCCATTGCTTTGGTCACACCCAACAATCCCGGCGGTGTGGAATACCCACCCGAACTGGTGCGCGCCTTCTTTGAACTCGCGAAGGCCCATGGGCTGAAACTGATCGTGGATGAGACCTACCGAGACTTTGATTCCCGCACCGGAGCGCCGCATGAGCTGTTCCAAGATCCCGACTGGGATCAAACGCTGATCCAGCTCTATTCCTTTTCCAAAGCCTACCGCCTGACAGGCCACCGTGTTGGCGCGATGCTGAGTTCAGAGGCGCTCTTGGCAGAGGCCGAGAAATTCCTCGACACGGTCGCGATCTGCCCCAACCAATTGGGCCAGCACGCAGCCCTTTGGGGCATGCAAAATCTTGGCGATTGGGTCGCGGGCGAACGGCTTGAAATTCTCGACCGCCGCGCCGCCATCGAAGATTATTTCCCCAAGATCGCAAACGCAGGATGGGAACTCATGGGTGTCGGCGCCTATTTCGCCTATGTGAAACACCCGTTTGACATGCGATCAGACCAGCTTGCGCAGAAGATGGTCAAAGATATCCACGTCCTCGCCCTGCCCGGCACGATGTTCATGCCAGACAGCGATCCTTCGGGCGGGCAGCAAATGCGCATCGCCTTCGCCAATGTGGCGCGTCCCGATATCAAAGTCTTGTTTGACCGCATGAGCACGCTTTCGGCCGGATAG
- the pdxH gene encoding pyridoxamine 5'-phosphate oxidase produces MSDRTGIFAGDNPFDLARQWLSEAEASEVNDPNAIALSTVDASGMPNARMVLLKDIEDAAFVFYTNYGSAKAQELDSAEKAAFVMHWKSLRRQIRVRGYVTKESGPQADDYFASRSLKSRIGAWASKQSQPLGSRAELLAESAKLSLKLGTNPKRPEFWGGYRITPIEIEFWADGAFRLHDRFRWTREDPDSPWSVARLNP; encoded by the coding sequence ATGAGTGACCGCACAGGTATTTTTGCCGGAGACAACCCGTTTGATCTGGCGCGCCAATGGCTGTCTGAGGCCGAAGCAAGCGAGGTGAATGATCCCAATGCCATCGCCCTGTCGACGGTTGATGCAAGCGGTATGCCCAACGCGCGTATGGTTTTGCTGAAAGACATCGAAGACGCGGCCTTTGTGTTTTATACCAACTACGGGTCAGCAAAGGCGCAAGAGCTGGACAGCGCCGAGAAGGCCGCCTTCGTGATGCATTGGAAATCCCTGCGTCGGCAAATCCGCGTACGTGGATATGTCACCAAGGAATCCGGGCCACAGGCGGATGACTATTTCGCGTCCCGTTCTCTCAAAAGTCGGATCGGAGCCTGGGCCAGCAAACAATCTCAGCCGCTGGGTTCGCGGGCCGAGCTGCTCGCGGAATCCGCGAAATTGTCCTTGAAATTAGGGACAAACCCCAAGCGCCCCGAATTCTGGGGCGGTTATCGCATCACACCGATTGAAATTGAATTCTGGGCGGATGGCGCGTTTCGATTGCATGATCGCTTCCGTTGGACTCGGGAAGATCCAGACTCTCCTTGGAGCGTTGCCCGGTTGAACCCGTAA